In Sander vitreus isolate 19-12246 chromosome 7, sanVit1, whole genome shotgun sequence, a genomic segment contains:
- the LOC144521099 gene encoding transcription initiation factor TFIID subunit 4-like yields the protein MRLTSERSLAKMAAGSDLLDDVFFNTDVDEKVVSDLVGSLESELTGAERVNTTTRVQSAANHAGNSAVGNVSNSNVLGGSKMGLSQQELAKAGTGVQGGVINSSGSHGSSMDGAAGTTSSMTAAQSQSKPVTASGVVTVISDAASGVGKPGTTGVQTLNGSSVVINCPVTGGTSGNNSQPAVTLVNNGPVSVSKGSATVLSATPSTIIRNSSTSAQNAVISSQSSVKSVPTVTLVRPPMQTNTSQSGGNQTTVLTSPAVSVTSTAGSLVNKFDSTKAIMQTGAHVVASAVATGTIATMRSPTVLQNLRTSVPSTIAATPPGGIRAIAPQVLAPRLTQPQQNAPNIQNIQLPPGMVLVRSESGQLLVIHQQTLAQMQAQSQSQSAMTPRPAAPTSTPPVQITSLQAPGASLLACPVTPTAIIKQGSTVQTTVTTSTTLQRPPVQQNTIMLGGTAPTPGQPLGTPTTVQPGSVATAVTQRTPVTPTAVTAETLENVKKCRNFLSTLIKLASSGKQSSETTANVKELVKNLLEAKIEPEDFTSRLYRELNSSPQPYLVPFLKRSLPALRQMTPDPEAFIQQSLLPLPSTQPAAAVSTALTAVMLRPPLSTATSTAATKTTVISLPQTPHSKPGLMVPQQGTMVRPQVTLAQSPMVTLRGQSHSRIIVGQPQVVKQLQTVKQTLAPGAKGVQLVSQAPLTAAQKNKLREAGGGTFRDDDDINDVASMAGVNLSEESARILATNSELVGTVTRSCKDETFLSTSLLTRRALEIGKKFGVGELGADVINYISHATQQRLQNLLEKVSQVAQQKNTTFKEDERYEPVSDVRTQLKFFEQLDQVERQRKEEQEREILLKAAKSRSRQEDPEQLRLKQKAKEMQQQELAQIRQREANLTALAAIGPRKKRKMDSPVRGASAEGSGSGPSQPGGSGGAGSRQFMRQRITRVNLRDLLFCLENERGTSHSHLLYKGFLK from the exons ATGCGTCTCACGAGCGAGCGTAGCTTGGCAAAGATGGCGGCGGGCTCCGATTTGCTGGATGATGTTTTCTTCAACACAGATGTGGACGAAAAAGTAGTTAGTGATCTAGTCGGATCTCTGGAGTCTGAACTAACGGGAGCAGAGCGCGTTAACACAACGACCAGGGTCCAGTCTGCAGCAAATCACGCTGGCAACTCAGCTGTAGGTAACGTTAGTAATTCCAATGTTCTTGGAGGCAGCAAAATGGGACTTTCACAACAAGAGCTTGCTAAAGCAG GGACAGGAGTGCAAGGAGGTGTCATTAACAGTTCGGGGTCCCACGGTTCAAGCATGGATGGAGCAGCCGGGACCACATCGAGCATGACAGCCGCGCAGAGTCAGTCCAAGCCCGTGACAGCTAGCGGAGTCGTTACGGTCATATCAGATGCAGCATCTGGTGTTGGGAAACCTGGAACCACTGGTGTTCAAACTTTGAATGGAAGTAGCGTTGTGATAAACTGTCCTGTCACCGGAGGCACCAGCGGCAACAACTCCCAGCCCGCTGTCACGCTTGTCAACAACGGACCTGTTTCAGTGAGCAAAGGAAGCGCAACCGTTTTGTCTGCAACACCAAGTACTATTATTCGAAATTCTTCGACGAGTGCGCAGAATGCTGTGATTTCGTCTCAGTCCTCTGTGAAAAGTGTACCCACTGTCACGCTTGTGAGGCCACCTATGCAAACTAACACCTCACAAAGCGGAGGCAACCAAACCACAGTTTTAACGTCACCCGCTGTTAGTGTTACCAGCACGGCCGGCTCGCTCGTCAACAAATTCGACTCCACAAAAGCTATAATGCAGACTGGTGCGCACGTCGTGGCTTCAGCTGTTGCGACAGGAACAATAGCGACCATGAGGAGCCCGACTGTTTTGCAAAACTTGAGGACTTCAGTACCGTCCACAATCGCTGCTACTCCTCCTGGTGGAATACGAGCTATTGCTCCACAGGTGTTGGCCCCTCGACTCACTCAGCCTCAACAAAACGCCCCAAATATCCAAAACATCCAGCTCCCTCCAG GCATGGTCTTGGTTCGCAGTGAGAGTGGGCAGCTGCTGGTGATTCACCAGCAGACCTTGGCTCAGATGCAGGCTCAGTCACAGTCCCAAAGCGCCATGACACCACGACCTGCAGCCCCCACCAGCACTCCACCTGTCCAGATCACTTCTCTACAG GCTCCAGGCGCGTCACTACTGGCTTGTCCGGTTACCCCCACTGCCATTATTAAACAAGGTTCCACAGTCCAGACCACTGTGACAACCTCTACCACACTGCAGAGGCCGCCTGTACAGCAG AACACCATCATGCTGGGAGGAACTGCCCCCACACCGGGACAGCCGCTCGGAACGCCCACCACAGTGCAGCCTGGTTCTGTAGCCACAGCAGTTACACAGAGGACCCCTGTCACTCCAACAGCTGTCACAGCT GAGACACTAGAGAATGTAAAAAAGTGTAGAAACTTTCTGTCCACGTTGATCAAGCTGGCATCCAGTGGGAAACAGTCCTCTGAGACTACGGCCAACGTCAAGGAGCTGGTCAAGAACCTGCTG GAAGCGAAGATAGAGCCTGAAGATTTCACCAGTAGGTTATACCGGGAGCTCAACTCCTCACCACAGCCCTACCTGGTGCCTTTCCTGAAG AGAAGTCTCCCAGCACTGCGTCAGATGACCCCAGACCCAGAGGCCTTCATCCAGCAGAGCCTGCTGCCTCTGCCCAGCACTCAGCCTGCTGCAGCAGTCTCCACGGCCCTCACCGCTGTGATGCTGCGACCTCCTCTCTCCACGGCCACCAGCACTGCCGCGACAAAAACCACAGTTATCAGCCTTCCTCAGACACCTCACAGTAAACCTGGACTG ATGGTGCCCCAACAGGGGACGATGGTGAGGCCACAAGTGACGCTGGCTCAGTCTCCCATGGTAACACTCAGAGGACAATCTCATAGCCGCATCATTGTGGGCCAGCCGCAGGTGGTCAAACAGCTACAGACAG TGAAGCAGACATTGGCTCCGGGGGCCAAAGGAGTGCAATTAGTCAGTCAGGCCCCTCTCACAGCTGCTCAGAAGAACAAGCTGAGGGAAGCAGGAGGGGGAACCTTCAG agatgatgatgatatcaATGATGTGGCCTCCATGGCAGGGGTCAACTTGTCAGAGGAGAGTGCCCGTATCTTAGCAACCAACTCTGAACTTGTTGGCACGGTGACTCGTTCTTGTAAGGATGAGACCTTCCTCTCCACCTCTTTACTCACGCGGAGAGCTCTGGAGATTG GTAAGAAGTTCGGTGTCGGCGAGTTGGGCGCAGATGTGATCAACTACATTTCCCACGCTACACAGCAGCGACTACAAAACCTGCTGGAAAAGGTGTCACAAGTGGCACAGCAGAAAAACACAACTTTCAAG GAGGATGAGCGGTATGAGCCGGTAAGCGATGTGCGAACCCAGCTTAAATTCTTTGAGCAGCTGGATCAGGTGGAGAGGCAAAGGAAGgaagagcaggagagagagattcTCCTGAAGGCTGCCAAG TCTCGGTCACGGCAAGAGGACCCTGAGCAGCTTAGACTAAAACAGAAGGCCAAAGAG ATGCAGCAGCAGGAGCTGGCTCagatcagacagagagaagccAACCTAACGGCGCTGGCAGCAATCGGTCCGAGGAAAAAACGGAAAATGGACTCTCCTGTTAGGGGTGCCAGTGCAGAG GGCTCAGGGTCAGGCCCCTCTCAGCCTGGAGGCTCCGGTGGAGCAGGCTCCAGACAGTTTATGCGACAGCGCATCACCAGAGTCAACCTCAGGGACCTGCTCTTCTGCTTggagaatgaaagagggacCAGTCACTCACACCTGCTCTATAAAGGCTTCCTCAAATAG